A genomic segment from Streptosporangium roseum DSM 43021 encodes:
- the secA2 gene encoding accessory Sec system translocase SecA2 has product MASITQLFRRFLERPGSIDLAPFDRTVASAGDREERIRGLAELPEPSMDDLAEFCAIVREAARRTLGLRPYDVQLVGMLAMLSGNVAEMATGEGKTLSGAMAAAGYALQGKRVHVISVNDYLAQRDAEWMGPLYGSLGVSVGWIAETSTPEERRAAYAKDVTYGSVSEIGFDVLRDRTRTDVSDLVVPEPSVALVDEADSVLVDEARVPLVLAGAADPGDSVPEMAALVRQLVKGYHYELDDQARNVHLTTKGIDTVEQALGLELYDNATTLTEVNLALHAHALLTKDVDYIVREGKVHLINPSRGRVALLQRWPDGLQAAVEAKETLPASETGEILDSITVQGLITRYPEKCGMTGTAVAVGDQLREFYDLKVAVVPSNRPCVRTDAPDRLFEYAMEKDHALVDEIVEVHATGRPILIGTLDVAESERLSLTLSGRGLECVVLNAKNDAEEASIIARAGERGAITVSTQMAGRGTDIRLGDGVDELGGLYVIGSGRHTSSRLDDQLRGRAGRQGDPGGSVFFVSGEDELITHYVADEYAKGVPDRDLVGHAQRVAEGVNMEIHRNTWRYTRLLEHHRSLVLGLREKVLRGESAADALSGAAPERWSELREAVGEEVLQDAARQIVLFHLDRCWADHLAFLGELREGIHLRALGRLSPIEEFNKEAKPAYEHMLAEIESRSVATFESASITSEGLDLDGAGLKRPTATWTYLVQDNPFGTEWERILNRLTTKVRRRR; this is encoded by the coding sequence GTGGCCTCGATAACTCAGCTCTTCAGGCGTTTCCTGGAGCGTCCCGGCTCCATCGACCTGGCGCCGTTCGATCGGACCGTGGCGTCCGCCGGGGACCGGGAGGAGCGGATCAGGGGGCTCGCCGAGCTTCCGGAGCCCTCGATGGACGACCTGGCCGAGTTCTGCGCGATCGTGCGGGAGGCCGCGCGACGCACGCTGGGCCTGCGGCCGTACGACGTGCAGCTCGTGGGCATGCTCGCCATGCTGTCGGGCAACGTGGCGGAGATGGCCACCGGCGAGGGCAAGACCCTGTCCGGCGCCATGGCCGCCGCCGGATACGCCCTGCAGGGCAAGCGGGTGCACGTGATCTCGGTCAACGACTACCTGGCGCAGCGCGACGCCGAGTGGATGGGCCCGCTGTACGGATCGCTGGGCGTCTCGGTCGGCTGGATCGCGGAGACCTCCACCCCCGAGGAGCGCCGGGCGGCCTACGCCAAGGACGTGACGTACGGGTCGGTCAGCGAGATCGGCTTCGACGTGCTCCGCGACCGGACCCGCACCGACGTGTCCGACCTGGTCGTGCCCGAGCCGAGCGTGGCGCTGGTGGACGAGGCCGACTCGGTGCTGGTGGACGAGGCCAGGGTGCCGCTGGTGCTGGCCGGGGCCGCCGACCCGGGCGACTCCGTGCCGGAGATGGCCGCACTGGTCCGCCAGCTGGTCAAGGGCTACCACTACGAGCTCGACGACCAGGCGCGCAACGTCCACCTGACCACCAAGGGCATCGACACCGTCGAGCAGGCACTGGGCCTGGAGCTCTACGACAACGCCACCACGCTGACCGAGGTCAACCTCGCCCTGCACGCGCACGCCCTGCTGACCAAGGACGTCGACTACATCGTGCGCGAGGGGAAGGTCCACCTGATCAACCCCTCCCGGGGCCGGGTGGCCCTGCTGCAGCGCTGGCCGGACGGCCTGCAGGCCGCCGTCGAGGCCAAGGAGACGCTGCCCGCCTCGGAGACCGGCGAGATCCTCGACTCGATCACCGTCCAGGGCCTGATCACCCGCTATCCCGAGAAGTGCGGCATGACCGGCACGGCGGTCGCGGTCGGGGACCAGCTCCGCGAGTTCTACGACCTCAAGGTGGCCGTGGTCCCGTCCAACCGGCCGTGCGTCCGGACGGACGCGCCCGACCGGCTCTTCGAGTACGCGATGGAGAAGGACCACGCGCTGGTCGACGAGATCGTCGAGGTGCACGCGACCGGGCGGCCGATCCTGATCGGCACCCTGGACGTGGCCGAGTCCGAGCGGCTCTCCCTGACGTTGAGCGGGCGCGGCCTGGAGTGCGTGGTCCTCAACGCCAAGAACGACGCCGAGGAGGCGTCGATCATCGCCAGGGCCGGCGAGCGCGGCGCGATCACGGTCTCCACGCAGATGGCCGGGCGCGGCACCGACATCCGCCTCGGCGACGGCGTGGACGAGCTCGGCGGGCTGTACGTCATCGGCTCCGGCAGGCACACCAGCAGCCGTCTGGACGACCAGCTCCGCGGCCGCGCGGGCCGCCAGGGCGACCCCGGCGGCTCGGTCTTCTTCGTGAGCGGCGAGGACGAGCTGATCACCCACTACGTGGCCGACGAGTACGCCAAGGGCGTGCCCGACCGCGACCTGGTGGGCCACGCCCAGCGGGTCGCCGAGGGCGTCAACATGGAGATCCACCGCAACACCTGGCGCTACACCCGCCTCCTCGAACACCACCGGAGCCTGGTCCTCGGCCTCCGCGAGAAGGTCCTGCGCGGCGAATCAGCCGCCGACGCGCTCTCCGGAGCCGCGCCCGAGCGGTGGTCCGAGCTGCGGGAGGCCGTCGGCGAGGAGGTGCTCCAGGATGCCGCCCGGCAGATCGTCCTGTTCCATCTCGACCGCTGCTGGGCCGACCATCTGGCCTTCCTGGGCGAGCTCCGCGAGGGCATCCACCTGCGCGCCCTGGGCCGCCTCAGCCCGATCGAGGAGTTCAACAAGGAGGCCAAGCCCGCCTACGAGCACATGCTGGCCGAGATCGAGTCCCGCTCGGTCGCCACCTTCGAGAGCGCCTCCATCACCTCCGAGGGTCTCGACCTCGACGGCGCGGGCCTCAAACGCCCCACCGCCACCTGGACCTACCTCGTCCAGGACAACCCCTTCGGCACCGAGTGGGAGCGCATCCTCAACCGCCTGACCACCAAGGTCCGCCGCCGCCGCTGA
- a CDS encoding type II toxin-antitoxin system RelE family toxin: MSERYELHLTRRARQDLAERLPAKVVRAVWEFITGPLLDNPRRVGKPLDEPLAPQWSARRGDYRVLYLIDDGRILVQVVTVQHRADAYRSR; the protein is encoded by the coding sequence GTGAGCGAGCGATACGAACTCCACCTCACCCGCCGCGCCAGACAGGATCTCGCCGAACGCCTGCCGGCGAAAGTCGTGCGGGCGGTCTGGGAGTTCATCACCGGACCGCTGCTGGACAACCCTCGCCGGGTCGGCAAACCCCTCGACGAACCTCTCGCTCCCCAATGGTCCGCGCGTCGCGGCGACTACCGGGTTCTCTACCTGATCGACGATGGCCGGATCCTGGTCCAGGTGGTCACCGTCCAGCACCGAGCGGACGCGTACAGATCCCGCTAG
- a CDS encoding type II toxin-antitoxin system Phd/YefM family antitoxin yields the protein MTVLPLADARARLSSIVESAVSTHERFEITRNGVPAAVLVAVDDYETMREMIEILASAETVAALREGIADLEAGRTHSQAEVEAELRRAGRL from the coding sequence ATGACAGTTCTTCCTCTGGCGGACGCCCGAGCCCGGCTCTCGAGCATCGTCGAGTCCGCCGTCAGCACGCATGAGCGATTCGAGATCACCCGTAACGGCGTGCCCGCGGCCGTGCTGGTCGCCGTGGACGACTACGAGACGATGCGAGAGATGATCGAGATCCTCGCCTCCGCCGAAACCGTGGCGGCCCTCCGTGAGGGGATCGCCGATCTGGAGGCAGGACGTACCCACTCCCAGGCCGAGGTGGAAGCCGAGCTCCGCCGGGCCGGCCGTCTGTGA
- a CDS encoding helix-turn-helix domain-containing protein translates to MTSTSASRPVGELLRQWRERRRMSQMDLAIQTDISTRHLSFVETGRSKPSRDMILRLAEELDLPLRERNHLLLSGGFAPVYAETPLNSPQMSSVREALGQVLSGHEPYPAVVVDQGWNLVDRNAATGVLLRGVAPELLVPPVNVLRLSLHPRGMAQRIINLGEWRAHLLHRLRRQISLTADPDLASLWRELDEYPCDQPEPEIERPGPGDIVIPLRLRRGYRELAFFSTMATFGTPLDITVAELAIEAYFPANPETAAYLQHQHHPD, encoded by the coding sequence GTGACCTCCACCAGCGCGTCCCGGCCTGTCGGCGAGCTTCTGCGCCAGTGGCGGGAACGCCGGCGGATGAGCCAGATGGATCTCGCCATCCAGACCGACATCTCCACCCGGCATCTGAGCTTCGTGGAGACCGGCCGGTCCAAGCCGAGCCGGGACATGATCCTGCGCCTCGCCGAGGAGCTGGACCTCCCGCTCCGCGAGCGCAACCACCTCCTGCTCTCCGGCGGGTTCGCACCGGTCTACGCCGAGACACCGCTCAACTCGCCGCAGATGTCGTCGGTCAGGGAGGCGCTCGGCCAGGTGCTGAGCGGGCACGAGCCGTACCCCGCGGTGGTGGTGGACCAGGGCTGGAACCTGGTGGACCGCAACGCCGCCACCGGCGTGCTGCTGCGCGGCGTCGCACCGGAGCTGCTCGTCCCGCCGGTCAACGTGCTCCGGCTGAGCCTGCACCCCCGCGGGATGGCCCAGCGGATCATCAACCTGGGCGAGTGGCGCGCCCACCTGCTGCACCGGCTGCGCCGCCAGATCAGCCTCACCGCCGACCCCGACCTGGCCTCGCTCTGGCGAGAGCTCGACGAATACCCCTGCGACCAGCCGGAGCCCGAGATAGAGCGGCCCGGCCCCGGGGACATAGTGATCCCCCTGCGGCTGCGCCGCGGCTACCGGGAGCTCGCCTTCTTCAGCACGATGGCCACCTTCGGCACCCCGCTGGACATCACCGTCGCCGAGCTGGCCATCGAGGCCTACTTCCCGGCGAACCCCGAGACCGCCGCCTACCTGCAGCACCAGCACCACCCCGACTAG
- a CDS encoding aliphatic sulfonate ABC transporter substrate-binding protein, whose product MSVRVGYFPHNNSLWVLRHRGILERAIPDVEWVDLRTLPAGDRPAPTDGLPSLHGDHLFDGGYDFIGTGSTPPVTAQGKGHDVVYVAVSGSRHENGRLVVLEDSPIASLEDLKGKRVALGHGSWQTTLLLFALDKVGLGWKDIVPVDAGTDAGALLLNGEVDAWVGSYPSLSKVEEQTSVRELVATDGLFSHRSLWFTRRDFAEKQPEQLAAIVAALQESDAWIQENYREAAELFAADDGGDVDHWENALRKRPFGLHPVTEEFVAEQQRAADLFHAGGLIDRKIMVADAVDPEIAKLIG is encoded by the coding sequence ATGAGTGTTCGAGTCGGATATTTCCCCCACAACAACTCCCTCTGGGTGCTGCGCCACCGCGGCATCCTGGAGCGCGCGATCCCCGACGTGGAGTGGGTGGACCTGCGCACCCTCCCGGCCGGTGACAGGCCCGCGCCGACCGACGGGCTGCCCTCGCTCCACGGCGACCACCTGTTCGACGGCGGCTACGACTTCATCGGCACCGGCTCCACGCCGCCGGTCACCGCCCAGGGCAAGGGACACGACGTCGTCTACGTCGCGGTCTCCGGCTCCCGGCACGAGAACGGCAGGCTGGTGGTGCTGGAGGACTCGCCCATCGCCTCTCTTGAGGACCTGAAGGGGAAGAGGGTCGCGCTCGGGCACGGCTCCTGGCAGACCACGCTGCTGCTGTTCGCCCTCGACAAGGTGGGCCTGGGCTGGAAGGACATCGTGCCCGTCGACGCCGGGACCGACGCGGGGGCGCTGCTCCTCAACGGCGAGGTGGACGCGTGGGTCGGCTCCTACCCGTCGCTCAGCAAGGTCGAGGAGCAGACGTCCGTCCGCGAGCTGGTCGCCACCGACGGGCTGTTCAGCCACCGCTCGCTCTGGTTCACCCGGCGTGACTTCGCCGAGAAGCAGCCCGAGCAGCTCGCCGCGATCGTCGCCGCCCTCCAGGAGTCCGACGCCTGGATCCAGGAGAACTACCGCGAGGCGGCCGAGCTGTTCGCGGCCGACGACGGCGGCGACGTCGACCACTGGGAGAACGCCCTGCGCAAGCGCCCCTTCGGGCTGCACCCGGTCACCGAGGAGTTCGTCGCCGAGCAGCAGCGCGCCGCCGACCTCTTCCACGCCGGCGGCCTCATCGACCGGAAGATCATGGTCGCCGACGCCGTCGACCCGGAGATCGCCAAACTGATCGGCTGA
- a CDS encoding LLM class flavin-dependent oxidoreductase, which translates to MSVDIYWRVGTHGDQPSLRRRVVSRGEWAPVVPGSLAPGVRDGERDDYSYVEHMGDVARASEISGFVGGLLPSFPNTDDPWATAATLARETTTYRFMVAFQPGFLHPVQAARMSASLQRATGGRLVYNIISGGGGPDQLWWGDRVDHDDRYARTSEFLDVLRGVWNGGPFDFDGRFYKVEGAGLPEGLAGQPFPEIYFSGSSRAAIDAAGRHADYYLSWLEPFHALTEKFDQVRANSDRTPKFAVRIDVLARETEEEAWDEIRRGWDNIDPTVLRGATGDSIGWQRSQSFVTGAVNGYRDLEVTPNVWGGFHLLRGGPAFGLVGSYGQVAERLDELINLGVGAFILAGVPHLEEAYRVGENVLPLLRGHDLRIDSPLLEGTPS; encoded by the coding sequence GTGTCCGTTGACATCTACTGGCGCGTCGGGACGCACGGCGACCAGCCGTCGCTCCGCAGGAGGGTCGTCAGCCGGGGGGAGTGGGCGCCGGTGGTACCGGGCAGCCTGGCTCCCGGCGTCCGCGACGGCGAGCGTGACGACTACAGCTACGTCGAGCACATGGGTGACGTCGCGCGGGCCTCGGAGATCTCCGGGTTCGTCGGGGGGCTGCTGCCGTCCTTCCCCAACACCGACGACCCGTGGGCGACGGCGGCGACCCTGGCCAGGGAGACCACGACCTACCGGTTCATGGTCGCCTTCCAGCCCGGGTTCCTCCACCCGGTGCAGGCCGCGCGCATGTCGGCCAGCCTGCAGCGGGCCACCGGCGGACGGCTCGTCTACAACATCATCTCCGGCGGCGGCGGCCCCGACCAGCTCTGGTGGGGCGACAGGGTCGACCACGACGACCGCTACGCGCGCACCTCGGAGTTCCTCGACGTGCTCAGGGGCGTCTGGAACGGCGGGCCGTTCGACTTCGACGGGCGCTTCTACAAGGTCGAGGGCGCGGGGCTGCCGGAGGGGCTGGCCGGGCAGCCGTTCCCGGAGATCTACTTCTCCGGCTCCTCCAGGGCCGCCATCGACGCGGCCGGGCGGCACGCGGACTACTACCTGTCCTGGCTGGAGCCGTTCCACGCGCTGACCGAGAAGTTCGACCAGGTCAGGGCCAACAGCGACCGCACGCCCAAGTTCGCCGTCCGCATCGACGTGCTCGCCCGGGAGACCGAGGAGGAGGCCTGGGACGAGATCCGCCGGGGCTGGGACAACATCGATCCCACCGTGCTCCGCGGCGCCACGGGCGACTCCATCGGCTGGCAGCGCAGCCAGTCGTTCGTCACCGGGGCCGTCAACGGCTACCGCGACCTGGAGGTCACGCCCAACGTGTGGGGCGGCTTCCACCTGCTGCGCGGCGGACCCGCGTTCGGCCTGGTCGGCAGCTACGGGCAGGTCGCCGAGCGGCTGGACGAGCTGATCAACCTCGGCGTCGGAGCCTTCATCCTCGCGGGCGTGCCCCACCTGGAAGAGGCCTACCGGGTCGGCGAGAACGTGCTGCCGCTGCTGCGCGGCCACGACCTCCGTATTGATTCCCCACTGTTGGAAGGAACCCCATCATGA
- a CDS encoding LLM class flavin-dependent oxidoreductase, whose translation MARFLITLPGRADGGRGVRPAFPDSVTDLRRAFGPFDHLAQVGRAAEIAGFHGALASFDPEGDESLVVAAGLLRQSRRLRAVAGFHPGIATPVYAAKVSASLQRFSGDRLDWRIAVDLDPAVARAQGDFLEGPDRYARAEEFLTVAKGVWSEEDYTYEGRFYQVLAGGFQSPLAGRAFPRIHLSGTSKEALELSARHADVHVFDPEDDIEAASLPGVAYGLRIPVLARDDDDEAWEAARRLWARGGRTAGSLPDPDPRTRLWRGFRPSGSPGALPGASLRNGLVGSFETVAAGIRDYIDRGVGVFFLEATPYIEETYRLGERLLPLLAKEDVRVR comes from the coding sequence ATGGCCAGGTTCCTGATCACGCTGCCGGGCCGGGCGGACGGCGGGCGCGGCGTGAGGCCGGCCTTTCCGGACTCCGTCACCGACCTCCGGCGAGCCTTCGGCCCGTTCGACCATCTGGCCCAGGTCGGCAGGGCCGCGGAGATCGCGGGCTTCCACGGGGCGCTGGCCTCCTTCGATCCCGAGGGGGACGAGTCCCTGGTCGTGGCGGCGGGACTGCTCCGGCAGAGCCGCAGGCTCCGGGCGGTGGCCGGGTTCCACCCCGGCATCGCCACCCCCGTCTACGCGGCCAAGGTCTCGGCCTCCCTGCAGCGCTTCTCCGGCGACCGTCTCGACTGGCGTATCGCCGTCGACCTCGACCCGGCGGTGGCGCGGGCGCAGGGCGACTTCCTGGAGGGGCCGGACCGCTACGCGCGGGCCGAGGAGTTCCTCACCGTCGCCAAGGGGGTCTGGTCCGAGGAGGACTACACCTACGAGGGGCGGTTCTACCAGGTGCTGGCGGGCGGGTTCCAGTCGCCGCTGGCCGGCCGGGCCTTCCCCAGGATCCACCTGTCGGGGACCTCGAAGGAGGCTCTCGAACTGTCCGCCCGCCACGCCGACGTGCACGTCTTCGACCCCGAGGACGACATCGAGGCCGCGAGCCTGCCCGGGGTCGCGTACGGCCTGCGGATCCCGGTCCTCGCCAGGGATGACGACGACGAGGCGTGGGAGGCGGCCCGCCGCCTGTGGGCGCGCGGCGGGCGGACGGCAGGGAGCCTGCCGGATCCCGACCCGCGGACCCGGCTGTGGCGGGGCTTCCGGCCCTCCGGTTCTCCGGGGGCGCTCCCCGGCGCCTCTCTCCGGAACGGGCTGGTGGGGTCGTTCGAGACCGTCGCGGCGGGGATCCGGGACTACATCGACCGGGGTGTCGGCGTCTTCTTCCTTGAGGCCACGCCGTACATCGAGGAGACCTACCGCCTGGGCGAGCGGCTGCTGCCGCTGCTGGCGAAGGAGGACGTCCGTGTCCGTTGA
- a CDS encoding ABC transporter substrate-binding protein produces the protein MSTIDKIWFTRCPVPTASGLAYNLGWLHEEFGEVGVLQDAGPELAEHHFDHRLLGLFREGGNVPALAARSEGAKTRLIGLTWIEEWQSILVRPESGITGAAGLRGARIALPGWAETRARSFPRAMALHGVKGALSQAGLTFDDVTFVEVEQPTSDVGRDGAGRAGTWPGLRELAAGEVDAVYVKGARSAEQAREIGAVVAVDLDAHPDPRTRVNNGTPRPITVHEDLLADHPDLVVSFLTQTLRAADWAAGNLEAVRGFLEAETRSGSRGVATAYRGDFHRGLHPDLSPERLDLLKIQKDFLLVHGFLAANVDVDDWVAHEPLAAARERLARQSGEPADFPAEVPDGLPGERGHGSSVAVPQRDGVAV, from the coding sequence GTGTCAACGATCGACAAGATCTGGTTCACCCGCTGCCCGGTGCCCACCGCCAGCGGCCTGGCATACAACCTGGGCTGGCTCCACGAGGAGTTCGGCGAGGTCGGGGTCCTGCAGGACGCCGGCCCGGAGCTGGCCGAGCACCACTTCGACCACCGGCTCCTCGGGCTGTTCCGCGAGGGCGGGAACGTTCCCGCACTGGCCGCGCGCTCGGAGGGGGCGAAGACCCGGCTGATCGGGCTGACCTGGATCGAGGAGTGGCAGTCCATCCTGGTCCGCCCGGAATCGGGCATCACCGGCGCGGCGGGGCTGCGCGGCGCGCGGATCGCGCTGCCGGGCTGGGCGGAGACGCGGGCGCGGAGCTTCCCCCGGGCGATGGCCCTGCACGGGGTCAAGGGAGCGCTGTCCCAGGCCGGGCTCACCTTCGACGACGTGACGTTCGTCGAGGTGGAGCAGCCGACGTCCGACGTCGGGCGGGACGGGGCCGGCCGGGCCGGGACCTGGCCGGGGCTCAGGGAGCTGGCGGCCGGCGAGGTCGACGCGGTCTATGTGAAGGGTGCGCGCTCGGCCGAGCAGGCCAGGGAGATCGGCGCCGTGGTCGCGGTGGACCTGGACGCGCATCCGGACCCCCGTACCCGCGTCAACAACGGCACCCCGCGGCCGATCACCGTGCACGAGGACCTCCTCGCCGACCACCCGGACCTGGTGGTGAGCTTCCTGACGCAGACCTTGCGCGCCGCCGACTGGGCGGCGGGCAACCTGGAGGCGGTACGGGGCTTCCTGGAGGCGGAGACCCGCTCCGGCTCCCGGGGTGTGGCCACCGCCTACCGGGGCGACTTCCACAGGGGCCTCCACCCGGACCTCTCGCCGGAGCGGCTGGACCTGCTGAAGATCCAGAAGGACTTCCTCCTGGTGCACGGCTTCCTGGCGGCGAACGTCGACGTCGACGACTGGGTGGCGCACGAGCCGCTGGCCGCGGCCCGGGAACGGCTGGCGCGGCAGTCCGGCGAGCCTGCGGACTTCCCGGCAGAGGTGCCGGACGGGCTCCCGGGTGAGCGCGGTCACGGGTCCTCGGTCGCGGTTCCGCAACGGGACGGGGTGGCGGTCTGA
- a CDS encoding ABC transporter ATP-binding protein, translating into MSATVSSAVSIRGLRKAFGPKTVLDGIDLEIRRGEFFVLLGPSGTGKTTLLRILAGLELPDEGTVLAPRRRTTVYQEPRLVQARRVLANVTLGLPRSAREAGRGALAEVGLEGYGGAWPATLSGGEAQRVALARALVRDPELLLLDEPFAALDALTRLQMQELVAELCARHRPAVVLVTHDVDEAVRLADRVAVLREGAFAVEQPIDLPHPRDRNDPAFIAHRRLFLSHLGVAAASH; encoded by the coding sequence ATGAGCGCGACCGTGAGCAGTGCCGTCAGCATCAGGGGACTGCGCAAGGCGTTCGGCCCCAAGACCGTCCTGGACGGGATCGACCTGGAGATCCGGCGCGGGGAGTTCTTCGTCCTGCTCGGGCCGAGCGGCACCGGAAAGACCACTCTGCTGCGCATCCTCGCCGGTCTCGAACTGCCCGACGAGGGGACCGTCCTGGCGCCGCGCCGCCGTACGACCGTCTACCAGGAACCACGCCTGGTCCAGGCCCGGAGGGTGCTGGCCAACGTCACCCTCGGGCTGCCCCGCTCGGCCCGCGAGGCGGGGCGCGGCGCGCTGGCCGAGGTCGGTCTCGAAGGGTACGGCGGTGCGTGGCCGGCCACGCTCTCCGGCGGGGAGGCCCAGCGGGTCGCCCTGGCCAGGGCGCTCGTCCGTGACCCGGAGCTGCTCCTGCTCGACGAGCCGTTCGCCGCGCTCGACGCGCTGACCCGCCTGCAGATGCAGGAGCTGGTGGCCGAGCTGTGCGCGCGGCACCGGCCCGCCGTCGTGCTGGTCACGCACGACGTGGACGAGGCCGTACGGCTGGCGGACCGGGTCGCGGTCCTGCGGGAGGGCGCCTTCGCCGTGGAACAGCCGATCGACCTGCCGCACCCCCGTGACCGCAACGATCCCGCCTTCATCGCCCACCGGCGTCTGTTCCTGTCCCACCTCGGCGTCGCCGCCGCCTCGCACTGA